AATCGCGCCAATTGTCCGGATAGCCGATCTTCGGATCGAAGGTGGCGAGCTTTTCGCGGGCGACGACCTTTGTTTCCGCGCTCATCCAGGTCAGCGCATCGATGCGCTCGCCATAAGCGCGGCGCATGTTCTCGATGAGCTCGAGCATTTGCGCTTTGGCTTCCGGCGGGAAGTGGCGGGCGACGTAAAGCTGGCCGACTGCCTTGCCGAGCGCGCCGTTGGTGCTCGTCACCGCGCGGCGCCAGCGTTCACGCTGTTGCGGTTGGCCATTCAATTGCGTGCCGTAGAAAGCGAAGTTTTCGTCGTCGATAGGCTTTGGCAACACGCCAGCACTGTTTGAGAGATAGTGGTAGGTGAGGTAGGCCTGCCACGTCGCGACCGGCGTCGCCATGAAGAGATTGGCGAGTGGGCCCATGGTGTTGATCTCGCCCACCACCACTTCGGTGACGGCGCTCAATTCCGCTGAATCAAAATATGCGTCCCACGGGAAATTGGGAGCGAGGGCGCGGATTTGGTCGCGGGTGCGCAAATTATACATCGCTTCGCGCTGGCGGCGGTCGGCGATCGGCAAGTGACGCTGCGCGATCTGCGTTTCGAGCGCGACAACGGCGCGCGCTTTGCCCGTTGGGTCGGTCTGATTGGCGAGGCCAAGCATACGGCCGATATGGGTTTCGAGCTGCGTACGGATGGTTCGGAACTGCTCGTCGTTGCGAAGGTAATAGTCGCGATCCGGCAGCGATAGGCCGCCATGGTTCATGCCGACGACGTAGCGGTTGGGATTGCGTTCATCCAACGTGACACCGATGCCGATCGGGCTGGCGACCGGCATGTCTGGCGCGCCGACGATGCGGATCAACGCTTCGTGCGTCGTCGCTTGCGCAATGCGATCGAGATCAGGTTGTGCGGGGGCGATGCCGGCGGCGGTGATGGCTTCCTGGTCGAGATAGGAATTGTAGAAGTCACCGATTTTTTGCTCGTTCGATCCGGCGGCGTGCGTGCCGCGTGCGGTTTCCTCGATGATCGCGCGCACATCGTTTTCGGATTTTTCGAGCAGCATGTCGAAGGTGCCGAAGCTCACGCGATCGGACGGGATCTCGGTGTCGCGGATCCAGAGGCCGTTGGTGTAGCTGAAGAAGTCATCGCCTGGGTTGACGCTCAGATCGCGGACGCTGAGATCGATGCCCCATGCGCCGATGGCGGCGGGACGGCGCGGCGGCGTGCAGGCCGGGAGCAAGGCGAGCAGGGCGGCGCTGCCAAGCGCTTGGCGGCGGTTCATGTGCATCATAGGCGGGCTCCCCCAGGGAAAAGCTGAAGCCGCGACTATACCCCGCCCGCGCCCCAGGGGCGCAAGCGGGGTGAGACGAATGTGGGGGCCGGTACGGCGGGCCGCGCCGGCATAACCCGAGCCAGGATCACCAGATCAGGACGCGGTCCGCCGGCGCGAGGTAGAGCGCGTTGTCGGCGCCCACGTCGAAGGCTTGGTACCAGGCTTCCATGTTCCGAACCGTGCCGTTGCAGCGATATTGCGACGGCGAGTGCGGGTCGGTGAGCACCTGGTTGCGCAAAGCTGCGTCGCGGTATTTGTTGCGCCACGCCTGCGCCCAACCGAGGAAGAAACGCTGGTCGCCCGTCAGGCCTTCAAGCACGGGCGCTTCCTGGCCGTTGAGCGAGATGCGGTAGGCGTGCAAAGCGACTTGTAAGCCGCCATTGTCGCCGATGTTTTCGCCTGACGTTAGCCGGCCGTTCACGCGAATGCCGGGCAACGGCTCGTACTGATCGTATTGCGCGGCGAGCTTCGCGACGAGGCCGCTGAAGGCTGAGACGTCGCTTGGCGTCCACCAATCGCGGAGCACGCCTTGAGCGTCAGACTTCGCGCCTTGATCATCGAAGCCGTGGCCCATTTCGTGTCCGATGACGCCGACGATCGCGCCGTAATTTACAGCGGCGTCGGCGTTGGGATCGAAGAAGGGCGGTTGCAGGATGGCGGCGGGGAACGTGATGACGTTCATCTGCGCATTGTAGGACGCGTTGACGGTTTGCGGCGTCATGTTCCATTCGCCGCGATCCACCGGGCGCCGCAAACGGCCAAGACCGAAATTCCACTGATACAGCTGCGCGCGCTTGGCGTTGCGGTAAGCTTCGCCGGGCGCGGTCTCGAGCGCGGAATAATCGCGCCAGCGATCCGGATAGCCGATGCGCGGAAAGAAGGCGGCGAGCTTTTCGCGCGCGACGACTTTGGTTCCGGGGCTCATCCACGACAAGCTGTCGATGCGCTCGCCGTAAGCGCGGCGGAGATTTTCCACCAACGCCAGCATTTGCGCTTTGGCTTCGGGAGGGAAGTGGCGGGCGACGTAAAGCTCGCCGACAGCTTCGCCCATGGCGTTGTTGACGGCGTCAATCCCGCGCTTCCAGCGCTCGCGCTGTTGCGGCTGACCGTTCAACGTACGGCCGAAGAATGCGAATGTTGCGTCGTCGATGGCGCGCGGCAGAACCTCGGCGTTGCCGTTGATCACGTGGAAAGTGAGGTAATCGCGCCATGTCGCCACTGGCGTGGCCATCACGAGCTCCGCGAGCGGGCGCATCGCGCTTTCCTCGCGCACGATCACTTCGCTCACATCGCCAAGGCCGGCGGCGTCAAGGCCCGCATCCCACGGGAAGCTTGGCGCGATGGCGCGCAGATCGGCGCGGCTCTTGAGATTGTAGATGCGGTTGCGTTCGCGGCGATCGGCGATCGGCCAATGGCGCTCAGCGATTTGGGTTTCAAGCCCGAGGATCGCTTGTGCTTTGGCGGCGGCGCCGTTGGGCTGGCCGATCAAACCGAAGATGCGTTCGATGTGCGCGGCATAGCCGGCGCGCAGGTTCGGGAACTCGCCGTCGGTGCGGCGATAATATTCACGCTCCGGCAGACCGAGGCCGGCATGGGTAACGGCGACCGTGAATTGTTGCGGTCGGCGCGGATCGATCGCCGGGAACGCTCTGATCGGGCCATTGGCGGCGAGGTCCGGACGCGCCATCAGACGCACGATTTGCTCATGCGTGCGCGCGGCGGCGATAGCGTCGAGGTCGGCTTGAATGGGCGCGAGGCCGGCGGCGTCGATCGCTTCTTGGTTCAGGTATGAATTGTAGATGTCAGCAATTTTCTTTTGGTTCGAACCCGGCGCGCCGCCGGCGAGTGCGACCTCTTCAATGATGACGCGCTGATCGCGATCGGATTTGTCGCGCAGGATCGCGAACGTGCCCCAAGATGTGCGGTCCGCCGGAATTTCGGTGCGGTCAAGCCAGGCGCCGTTGGCGTAGCGGAAGAAATCATTGCCCGGATCGACGCTCATATCGCGTCCGCTGAGGTCAATCCCGAACGATCCGATCGCGGCCGCGCCGCGCGTGGGGGCCGCGCCGCCACTGCTGGTTTGCGCTGCACAACCGGCCATAAGAGCGATCGACGACGCGCCCATGGCGCGGCGGGTGAACGTCATCATGCGGCCATTCTCCATGCATTGATTTTCCGCCCGTTGGGCGGCGCTTCATGGACACCCATCGCGTGCGCGCGGGCGTGTCAAGATCAATGTGGCGGACTGCGGTTTTCACGCCGTCCGGTTGCAGGGCTATTCTGCGGCCGCGATTTTGCGCCGGCCGTAGAGGTCCCCGTAGAAGCGGAAGAGGCCGCCGGTGACGCGCTTAATGTCGTGGCCGATCATGTAGAAGCACGGCGTGAGGATCAAAGTCGCCGGCATGCAGAGCAGCACGCCGAACGCCAGCGAAAGCACCATCGGCTTCAAGAACTGTACGATGGTTGCGTTCTCGAGGATCATCGGCGACGTGCCGACGAATTCGGTCACCGACGTCAGGAAGATCTGGCGGAAGCGCGAGACGGACGCCTCGATAATGCCGCGCTCCGCCCTCACACGCATGATCGCGAAGCCCATGCCTTCGAGCGTTTCGGCACGCTCGTGATACTCGCCTTTCTCGCGCGCGACCTTGTGGTGATCGAGCACTTCGATGGGGCCGTCGCGGAAGTCGCTTTGCAGTCCTTCGAGAATGAATTCCTCGTGCGGCTCGAGATCCTCTTGGATGGCGATGTACTCGTACACCTGGCCGTTTGGCGCGGTGAATTCGTGCACCTCAGCAAGCTGTTCCTCGCTGAGCGGCGCGTTGCCGGCGCGCTTGGGGCGCAAGCCGAAGAAGCCGCGGATCTGGTTGGCGCGGTCCACCAACACGACGTTGTCGTTCACGACGACGCCGATGGCGGCGATGACGCCGAGCCAAGAGAAGAGCGCCATCGAGACGCCGAAGATGAGGTGCCCGAGCAGCGCGCCGACGAGCGCGAAGGGGATCACCGACAGGATCATCACCGGCTGCCAATAGGAACGGAACGTCACCGCGAGCAGGAAGTAGATGCCGCCAAACGCGAGCAGCATGAGCTGCCCGAGTTGCATCATGAATTCCTGCTGCCCTTCCGCTTCGCCGATGGCGCGGCGTGAAACGCTGGCGTTGCGCGCATCGAAGGCCGGGAAGAATTGCTCGTCGAGCGTCGTCATAATCTCCTGACGCGCTTCCGCGTTCACGAGATCGGCCGTAACGAGAAGCGAGCTTTGACGTTGGCGACGATCGAGGCCGATGACGCCCGGTGCGAACTCCCAGGTCGCGACCGCAGAGAGCGGCACTTCGCGGCCGTCCTGCGTGCGCACGCGGAACGCGCCGAGGCTTTCGAGCGTGCGGCGATCGTCGCGCGGATAGCGGACATACACACGCACGTCGTCGCCTTCGCGCGGCAGGCGCTGCACTTCTTCGCCGAAATAGGCTTGGCGAACCTGGCGCGTGACGTCGCCGAGCGTCACGCCGAGTTGTTGGGCGCCTGGCAGCAACGTGAAGCGCAATTCTTCGTTGGCGGCGTCCTGGCTGTCACGGACGCTAGTGACGTCGGAGAATTGCCGCAAACGCGCCTTCAGTTCTTCGGCGGCGACGCGCAGCGCTTCCTTGTTCTCGCCCATCAAGGCGAAATCGATGCTCGGCGAGCCGGAGCCAGAAAGCGAGAAGCTCACTTCCTCGGCGTCTGGCACTTCGCCCATCAATTCTTCGAGGCGCTGGGTGATTGCGCTGGAGCGGAGGTCGGAGCGTGTTTCCGGCGGCGTGAGGCCGACGAATGCTTGGATCGAGCTTTCATCGATGGATTGGTTCCACGAACGCACGACGCCGCGGGACGGGTGGCCGGTGTTGGGATCGTCGACGATGCGATCCTGCGTTTCCGCCTCCAGCGCGCGGCGGGCGGCGTCAAGTTGCTCAGCGACCTGCTCCATGCGCGAGAAGGGCGTCGTCTGCGGCAGCGTGATGTTCACCTGCATGAAGTCGCCTTCGACTTCAGGCATGAAGGTCTGCTTGATGCGTCCGGACGTCATCAGCCCAATCGAGAGCGCCATCGCGACAACGAAGATCGACCAGGTGAGGTAGCGTTGCTTCACGGCCAGTTGGAGAAGCGGTCCGTGAACGGAGCGCGCGACCCACAGGATCGAGTGCGCGCACTTTTGCTGGAAGCGCATCAGCCGCGCCATCAAGCCTTCGCCCTGCGGGTTGGGCTTTCTCACGTGCGCCAAGTGCGCCGGCAGGATGATCAGGCTCTCGATCAACGAGAACACGAGCGTAGACATCACGACGATGGAGATCGCGCGCGTGAATTGGCGTGCTTCGCCTTCGATGAACATCCACGGACTGAAGGACATCATCGTCACGACGACCGACGCCATCAGCGGCTTCAACACCAATTGCGTGGCGAAGATGGCGTTGTCGGCGCCGGTGTGACCGCGCTCGGCCCGTTCGTAGACGGCCTCGCCGACGATGATCGCATCGTCGACCATAATACCCAGCACCAACAGGAAGCCGAAAACGCTCATGAAGTTGAGCGACACGTCCACGAACGGCAGGATGAAGAATGAGCCGGCGAAGGCGGTCATCACGCCGATCGTGGACCAAAATGCGACCGTTGGGTGCAGGGTGAGCAACAACAGCACGAAGATAAGGAAAAACCCTTGCAGCGCGTTCTGAAAGAGAATGCCGAGCAGGGCGTTATAGTCTTCGCTCTCGTTGTAGATGGTGGTGATCTGGACGCCCGCTGGAACGGTCTGACGAAATTCTTCCAGGGTCTCCTGCACCAGACGGTTCGTGTTCCAAATGTTGAACCGATCCGCATTCTGTAGGGAGACGAGCGCGGAAGGCTCGCCGTTCATGCGCGAATACAGGTTCGTATCTTGAAAGCCATCGACCACCGTGCCGACGTCGCGGAGGCGGATGGTTCCGCCATCCGGCGTTTGCCGAATGATCAGGTTCTCGAAATCAATCTGTGTATCGGCGAGGTGGCGCGCCTGGAGTTGAAAGTTTCCGTCTGGCGTTCGCACCGCGCCAGCGCCTGCGTTTATCGAATTAGCGCGCACGGCCTGGGCGACGTCGTCAAACGTGAGCCCATAGGCTTGCAGCGATGCTTCCGACACTTCGATCGACACTTCGGGCGTACGCACGCCGATGACGATGGTATTGGCGCCGCCATCGAGGAGGGAGAGTTGATCGCGTAGGCGCTCGGCGGTCTCGCGCAACGCGCGCTCTTCGACGTTGCCGTGAACGCCGAGAATGATCGACCAATTGCGGCCGACCTCGCGCTGCACGTTCATCGGCTCCATGCCTTGCGGCAAGCCGCTGATGGAATCGACGCGCGAGCGCACTTCGTTTGTCAGATCATCGACATCGACGCCGGGGTTAGCTTCGAGGCGTACCCAGCCATAGCCTTCGCCGGAGCGCGAACGCACCCAATTGATGCCATCAAGATCCGCCGTCGCCTCTTCGACGCGAACGATGACCTGGCTTTCCATGTCCTCGGGGCTGGCGCCTGGCCATGAAGCCTGGATTTGCACGCCGTCGCCGCGGCCCGCTGGCCAGAATTCCTTCTCCATGCGGAAGAAGGACATGATGCCCGCGAGCGCGCAGATCACCATCAGCAGATTGCCGGCGACCGGATTGCGGCCCCACCAGGCGACCAGACCTCGCATCATCGTATTCGCTCCCCAGCGCGCCGCAGCGCGCTTTGCGCCTTAGCGGCGCAGTTCCAATTCTTCCTGCGCGGGTTGGGCCTGCGGCTGCGCCGCTGCGCCTTCGCGGTCGATCGGCGTCACCGTCATGCCCTCGCGCGGCGCTGTCAGCACCGACACGACCAAACGTTCGCCGTCGGCGACGCCATCGCGGAACAGCACCTCATCGGCCGTTGTTTGCGCCGGGCGCACTTGGCGGACGTCGATCGTGTTATCGGCTTGCACAACATAGACGTATTCGTTGCGCTTCAGCGCGCTGCGCGGTGCGGCCACCATGCTTTCACGGCTCGAGCCATCGATCTGGGCAGTCACGAACATGCCGGGCGCGAGCGGGGCGGCGTGCGTCGTTGCAAATGGGTTCGGCACTTGGATGACGCCGTAGACGAGGCGCGTGCGCGCATCGACGGTGGCCTCGGTGCGCACCAGCCGGCCTTCCCAGGTGCGGATGCGTCCGCCCGACACGACGCTGACGTGCGCGGCTGGTCCAGGTTGCGCGCCCGATGCGCTGAAGCCGACCGGTGTGCGCAGCGAGGCGAGATCGGCGTCGGTGAGCGGCACGCGGATTTCCATCGCGTCGGTGGAGAACATCACCGCCACTGGCGCGCCGGGGCCGACATAATCGCCAATGTTGGCGCGGCGCTCACGCAGGCGTCCGGTGAACGGCGCGCGGATATTGGTGCGCTCAAGATCAAGCTCCGCCGAACGCAGCGAGGCTTGCGCGGCGGCGAGTGCTGCGCGCGCTTGTGCAAGTTGCGGTTCGCGTACGGCGAGCGGCGAGGGATCGCCGCGGCCGAGGGCCTGCCAATCCTGGCGCGCCAGTTCGCTTTCCGCTTCCTCGCGCGCCAGGCCTTCCTGCGCTTGCGCGACTTGGCTCTGCGCGCGGATGACGGCGAGGCGATAATCGGCGTTGTCGATGCGGGC
This window of the alpha proteobacterium U9-1i genome carries:
- a CDS encoding peptidase of M13 family: MMHMNRRQALGSAALLALLPACTPPRRPAAIGAWGIDLSVRDLSVNPGDDFFSYTNGLWIRDTEIPSDRVSFGTFDMLLEKSENDVRAIIEETARGTHAAGSNEQKIGDFYNSYLDQEAITAAGIAPAQPDLDRIAQATTHEALIRIVGAPDMPVASPIGIGVTLDERNPNRYVVGMNHGGLSLPDRDYYLRNDEQFRTIRTQLETHIGRMLGLANQTDPTGKARAVVALETQIAQRHLPIADRRQREAMYNLRTRDQIRALAPNFPWDAYFDSAELSAVTEVVVGEINTMGPLANLFMATPVATWQAYLTYHYLSNSAGVLPKPIDDENFAFYGTQLNGQPQQRERWRRAVTSTNGALGKAVGQLYVARHFPPEAKAQMLELIENMRRAYGERIDALTWMSAETKVVAREKLATFDPKIGYPDNWRDYSAFEVRAGDAFGNRKRSAVYVWQYDVARLSRPTDKSEWLYMDPQDVNAYYNPVFNEIVFPAAILQPPFFDPNADPAVNYGAIGGVIGHEMGHGFDDQGAKSDAQGVLRDWWNANDVAAFAQLTSALAAQYSGFEAVPGINVNGQLTLGENIGDNGGLQVAHYAYQLSLNGQQAPVLDDITGDQRFFMGWAQAWREKIRDEALRNQVLSDPHSPARFRCNGTVRNMDAWYTAFNVQQGQALFLPEDQRIEIW
- a CDS encoding hypothetical protein (probable Co/Zn/Cd efflux system membrane fusion protein), giving the protein MNKMDFSMANADEAGAERPLLAKAKKAAIYAAPLLVILGGVAGVGILVATGPKPEEKDKAPQPPAVQFAVAHARPASISVNVQGEARPRIEAALAAQVAGRIVWASPAFVEGGAFREGDTLARIDNADYRLAVIRAQSQVAQAQEGLAREEAESELARQDWQALGRGDPSPLAVREPQLAQARAALAAAQASLRSAELDLERTNIRAPFTGRLRERRANIGDYVGPGAPVAVMFSTDAMEIRVPLTDADLASLRTPVGFSASGAQPGPAAHVSVVSGGRIRTWEGRLVRTEATVDARTRLVYGVIQVPNPFATTHAAPLAPGMFVTAQIDGSSRESMVAAPRSALKRNEYVYVVQADNTIDVRQVRPAQTTADEVLFRDGVADGERLVVSVLTAPREGMTVTPIDREGAAAQPQAQPAQEELELRR
- a CDS encoding acriflavin resistance protein translates to MMRGLVAWWGRNPVAGNLLMVICALAGIMSFFRMEKEFWPAGRGDGVQIQASWPGASPEDMESQVIVRVEEATADLDGINWVRSRSGEGYGWVRLEANPGVDVDDLTNEVRSRVDSISGLPQGMEPMNVQREVGRNWSIILGVHGNVEERALRETAERLRDQLSLLDGGANTIVIGVRTPEVSIEVSEASLQAYGLTFDDVAQAVRANSINAGAGAVRTPDGNFQLQARHLADTQIDFENLIIRQTPDGGTIRLRDVGTVVDGFQDTNLYSRMNGEPSALVSLQNADRFNIWNTNRLVQETLEEFRQTVPAGVQITTIYNESEDYNALLGILFQNALQGFFLIFVLLLLTLHPTVAFWSTIGVMTAFAGSFFILPFVDVSLNFMSVFGFLLVLGIMVDDAIIVGEAVYERAERGHTGADNAIFATQLVLKPLMASVVVTMMSFSPWMFIEGEARQFTRAISIVVMSTLVFSLIESLIILPAHLAHVRKPNPQGEGLMARLMRFQQKCAHSILWVARSVHGPLLQLAVKQRYLTWSIFVVAMALSIGLMTSGRIKQTFMPEVEGDFMQVNITLPQTTPFSRMEQVAEQLDAARRALEAETQDRIVDDPNTGHPSRGVVRSWNQSIDESSIQAFVGLTPPETRSDLRSSAITQRLEELMGEVPDAEEVSFSLSGSGSPSIDFALMGENKEALRVAAEELKARLRQFSDVTSVRDSQDAANEELRFTLLPGAQQLGVTLGDVTRQVRQAYFGEEVQRLPREGDDVRVYVRYPRDDRRTLESLGAFRVRTQDGREVPLSAVATWEFAPGVIGLDRRQRQSSLLVTADLVNAEARQEIMTTLDEQFFPAFDARNASVSRRAIGEAEGQQEFMMQLGQLMLLAFGGIYFLLAVTFRSYWQPVMILSVIPFALVGALLGHLIFGVSMALFSWLGVIAAIGVVVNDNVVLVDRANQIRGFFGLRPKRAGNAPLSEEQLAEVHEFTAPNGQVYEYIAIQEDLEPHEEFILEGLQSDFRDGPIEVLDHHKVAREKGEYHERAETLEGMGFAIMRVRAERGIIEASVSRFRQIFLTSVTEFVGTSPMILENATIVQFLKPMVLSLAFGVLLCMPATLILTPCFYMIGHDIKRVTGGLFRFYGDLYGRRKIAAAE
- a CDS encoding metallopeptidase, whose translation is MENGRMMTFTRRAMGASSIALMAGCAAQTSSGGAAPTRGAAAIGSFGIDLSGRDMSVDPGNDFFRYANGAWLDRTEIPADRTSWGTFAILRDKSDRDQRVIIEEVALAGGAPGSNQKKIADIYNSYLNQEAIDAAGLAPIQADLDAIAAARTHEQIVRLMARPDLAANGPIRAFPAIDPRRPQQFTVAVTHAGLGLPEREYYRRTDGEFPNLRAGYAAHIERIFGLIGQPNGAAAKAQAILGLETQIAERHWPIADRRERNRIYNLKSRADLRAIAPSFPWDAGLDAAGLGDVSEVIVREESAMRPLAELVMATPVATWRDYLTFHVINGNAEVLPRAIDDATFAFFGRTLNGQPQQRERWKRGIDAVNNAMGEAVGELYVARHFPPEAKAQMLALVENLRRAYGERIDSLSWMSPGTKVVAREKLAAFFPRIGYPDRWRDYSALETAPGEAYRNAKRAQLYQWNFGLGRLRRPVDRGEWNMTPQTVNASYNAQMNVITFPAAILQPPFFDPNADAAVNYGAIVGVIGHEMGHGFDDQGAKSDAQGVLRDWWTPSDVSAFSGLVAKLAAQYDQYEPLPGIRVNGRLTSGENIGDNGGLQVALHAYRISLNGQEAPVLEGLTGDQRFFLGWAQAWRNKYRDAALRNQVLTDPHSPSQYRCNGTVRNMEAWYQAFDVGADNALYLAPADRVLIW